From Mucilaginibacter rubeus, a single genomic window includes:
- a CDS encoding PAS domain-containing sensor histidine kinase produces MENAALLKAIIENAIDGIITIDERGNIETINPSACKLFQYEPGEVVGKNISILMPQPYKQEHDHYIDRYQTTGKAHIIGIGREVTGLRKDGTQFPFRLGVSNVNFSGRKIYAGFIHDLSREKEAEEKLKEYAAHLEDVVEERTLSLKQSVRELQKAKEEVSQSLEKEKELGQLKSRFVSMASHEFRTPLSAVQLSASLIDKYAEPLHSPQIGKHVNKIKNAVGNLTTILNDFLSLEKLEAGRVEPSYTSFDIVKLAEEITEEMQLMAKQNQNILYQHTGTTSMVQLDINLLKNCIINLITNAIKYSGENSFIEFNTEINESGCSVTIKDNGIGIPESDQKHLFEAFFRAHNTGNIPGTGLGLNIVARYAALMNGKVDFESNVNEGTSFTISFPA; encoded by the coding sequence ATGGAAAATGCCGCCTTACTGAAAGCCATTATTGAAAACGCTATTGATGGTATTATCACCATTGATGAACGGGGGAATATCGAAACCATCAACCCTTCGGCATGTAAACTTTTTCAGTACGAACCAGGTGAGGTTGTTGGTAAAAATATATCCATATTGATGCCTCAACCTTACAAGCAGGAGCATGATCATTACATTGACCGTTACCAAACTACCGGCAAGGCGCACATTATAGGAATTGGTCGTGAAGTAACAGGTTTACGCAAGGACGGTACGCAATTCCCGTTCAGGCTTGGGGTTAGCAATGTAAATTTTTCGGGGCGCAAAATATATGCCGGCTTTATCCATGACCTGAGCCGCGAAAAAGAAGCTGAGGAAAAACTGAAAGAATACGCCGCCCATCTGGAAGATGTTGTAGAAGAGCGTACGCTGTCATTAAAGCAATCTGTACGGGAACTGCAAAAGGCAAAAGAAGAAGTAAGCCAATCCCTTGAAAAAGAAAAAGAACTGGGACAGCTGAAAAGCCGCTTTGTATCCATGGCCTCGCACGAGTTTCGTACCCCCCTGAGTGCTGTGCAGCTATCAGCCTCGCTTATTGATAAATATGCCGAACCGCTGCATAGCCCGCAAATAGGCAAGCATGTTAATAAGATCAAGAACGCCGTAGGTAACCTTACCACCATCCTGAACGATTTTCTTTCACTTGAAAAATTAGAGGCCGGGCGTGTTGAACCGTCGTATACTTCTTTTGATATCGTTAAGCTGGCCGAGGAGATAACTGAAGAAATGCAGCTCATGGCTAAGCAAAATCAAAATATCCTTTACCAGCATACCGGTACCACCAGCATGGTACAGCTTGATATCAACCTGCTTAAAAACTGCATTATCAACCTTATTACCAACGCCATCAAATATTCGGGCGAAAACAGCTTTATTGAATTTAATACTGAAATTAACGAATCCGGCTGTTCGGTAACTATCAAGGACAACGGTATAGGGATACCGGAGAGCGATCAGAAACACTTATTTGAGGCTTTTTTCAGGGCGCATAATACCGGTAATATTCCCGGCACTGGTTTAGGACTAAACATTGTTGCCCGGTATGCCGCGCTCATGAACGGTAAGGTTGATTTTGAAAGCAATGTAAACGAAGGTACTTCATTCACCATTTCATTCCCTGCATAA
- a CDS encoding response regulator, with amino-acid sequence MSQKILIIEDNTDIRENVVEILGLAGYTVFEADNGKTGVDLAIKNLPDVILCDIMMPELDGYGVLYMLNKNPETATIPFIFLTAKAERIDQRKGMEMGADDYLTKPFDDMELLSAIESRLRKKTAQQNFYSQSLDSLSSIVSKNTGLAELKRIIAERKARLFKKDQVIYYDGDKGTGLYLILRGRVKTVKLADDGRELMTGIHSAEEYLGVNAMLSNEAYTDTATAMEDSLLCLIPKDQLDNLLNLYPDVAREFIKLLSNHIRDREEQLLQLAYNSVRKRMADTLMRLYKQQGGDFKVSREDLAAMAGVATETVSRTLTDFKDENLIDKKGSQITVLSPERLGKMKN; translated from the coding sequence ATGAGCCAAAAGATCCTGATCATAGAAGATAATACCGACATCCGCGAAAACGTGGTTGAAATACTGGGCCTGGCCGGTTACACTGTTTTTGAAGCGGACAATGGCAAAACCGGTGTCGACCTCGCCATAAAAAACCTACCCGATGTGATTTTGTGCGATATTATGATGCCCGAGCTTGACGGCTATGGCGTTTTATACATGCTGAACAAAAATCCGGAAACGGCAACCATCCCTTTCATATTTTTAACAGCGAAAGCCGAACGAATAGACCAACGCAAGGGCATGGAAATGGGGGCGGATGATTATCTGACCAAGCCTTTTGATGATATGGAATTGTTGAGCGCTATTGAAAGCAGGCTCCGGAAAAAAACTGCCCAGCAAAACTTTTATAGCCAATCGCTTGATAGCTTAAGTTCTATCGTATCAAAAAACACCGGTCTCGCCGAACTAAAGCGCATTATTGCCGAACGTAAGGCGCGCCTGTTTAAAAAAGACCAGGTTATTTATTATGATGGCGATAAAGGGACTGGCTTGTACCTGATATTGAGAGGCAGGGTTAAAACCGTTAAACTGGCCGACGATGGCCGCGAACTGATGACAGGCATCCACTCGGCCGAAGAGTACCTGGGTGTAAATGCCATGCTCTCCAACGAGGCATATACCGATACTGCCACCGCGATGGAGGATAGCCTGCTCTGCCTGATCCCGAAAGACCAGCTGGATAACCTGCTTAATTTATATCCGGACGTTGCCCGTGAGTTTATCAAGTTACTCTCCAACCATATCCGCGACAGGGAAGAACAGCTTTTGCAACTGGCCTATAACTCGGTACGGAAAAGAATGGCCGATACCCTGATGCGTTTATATAAACAACAGGGAGGCGATTTCAAAGTATCCCGCGAGGACCTTGCAGCCATGGCCGGTGTCGCGACAGAAACCGTAAGCCGCACCCTTACCGATTTTAAAGATGAAAACCTTATTGATAAAAAAGGCAGCCAGATCACAGTGCTTTCACCCGAGCGGCTTGGCAAAATGAAAAACTGA
- a CDS encoding lactate dehydrogenase yields the protein MKAIAYNIKPFEKEFLAIANHKKHEITLISNNLTTDTAIFAEGKTAAIITVDDEVSADVMEKLAIAGIKYIVTRSSETGHINKEAAGLFGIKLANIPLTSPQHIQSGDDELQEISNQTIRCLDLWQLNKCVGKACVCAKGCRAVVEDEIKETV from the coding sequence ATGAAAGCGATAGCCTACAATATTAAGCCCTTCGAAAAAGAGTTTCTGGCGATAGCCAATCATAAAAAGCATGAGATTACATTGATATCAAACAATCTCACAACAGATACCGCCATATTTGCGGAAGGGAAAACGGCAGCTATCATAACCGTTGACGATGAAGTATCAGCCGATGTTATGGAGAAGCTGGCCATAGCAGGTATTAAATACATTGTTACCCGTTCATCCGAAACAGGTCATATTAATAAAGAAGCAGCCGGGCTATTTGGCATTAAACTCGCCAATATTCCCTTAACCTCACCACAACATATCCAGAGTGGCGATGACGAATTACAAGAGATTTCCAATCAAACCATCCGCTGCCTGGATTTGTGGCAGTTAAATAAATGTGTAGGCAAGGCCTGTGTTTGTGCTAAAGGGTGCAGGGCAGTAGTAGAGGATGAAATAAAGGAAACGGTATAG
- a CDS encoding restriction endonuclease — MSKRKQADFLKWFGPLLHALRDLGGSGKPREVSEKIAQNLKLSDSILEQTLKSGESKFHNQVAWARQYLVWEKFLDDSQRGTWLLTKKGWENDVSESDSRLIFQKWVKIYQERRKSKSTTDIIDDVNEIEPEIIEQDYTPTLLEILKKLSPKGFEQICGLLLRKSGFEQVTITGRSNDGGIDGVGIIALNAFVTNRVLFQCKRYSTTPVSSSHLRDFRGAMSGRAEKGIVITTGRFSEEAKREASRDGVGNIELVDGEKLVELFQKIELGVKPQIVYEVDYSFFEPYL, encoded by the coding sequence ATGTCTAAAAGAAAGCAAGCTGATTTCCTGAAGTGGTTTGGCCCATTATTACATGCACTAAGAGATTTGGGTGGATCGGGAAAACCCCGCGAGGTTTCGGAAAAAATCGCACAGAATTTGAAGCTATCAGATTCTATCCTTGAACAAACCCTCAAATCCGGTGAATCAAAATTTCATAATCAGGTGGCATGGGCACGACAATATTTGGTGTGGGAGAAATTCCTGGATGATTCTCAAAGAGGAACGTGGTTATTGACGAAAAAGGGCTGGGAAAATGACGTTTCGGAATCCGATTCTCGACTAATATTTCAGAAATGGGTTAAAATCTATCAGGAAAGAAGAAAATCCAAGTCAACCACAGACATAATTGACGATGTTAATGAAATTGAACCTGAAATCATTGAACAAGATTATACTCCTACATTACTGGAAATATTAAAAAAACTATCACCCAAAGGATTTGAACAGATTTGTGGCTTACTATTAAGAAAATCAGGTTTTGAACAAGTCACCATTACAGGACGTTCAAACGATGGGGGTATAGATGGGGTTGGTATAATTGCCCTTAATGCGTTTGTAACTAATCGTGTATTATTTCAGTGTAAGCGGTACTCGACAACACCGGTTAGCTCCAGCCACCTAAGGGATTTTCGAGGAGCTATGAGCGGCCGAGCTGAAAAGGGCATTGTAATAACAACAGGCCGTTTTTCGGAAGAAGCTAAAAGAGAAGCTTCCAGAGACGGAGTGGGTAACATTGAATTGGTAGACGGCGAGAAATTAGTTGAATTATTTCAAAAAATTGAACTGGGAGTTAAACCGCAGATAGTCTACGAAGTAGATTATTCCTTTTTCGAACCGTATTTATAA